The Leptolyngbya sp. 'hensonii' DNA segment GTTCACAGATGAGCTGGATCAGATCACGGATGGAAATTTCGTAGCCTGTCCCCAGATTCACGGGATCGGGCTTAGCATAGTGCTGAGTAGCCATGACAATCCCCAATGCGGCGTCCTCCGAGTAGAGAAACTCACGGGTTGGACTCCCATCTCCCCAAACGGGCAGGGTCTGATCCCCCCGTTCCTGAGCTTCATGCACCTTCCGGATCAGGGCAGGGATGACGTGGGAACTGCGGGGATTAAAGTTATCTTCGGGACCATACAGGTTGACGGGGAGCACATAGATGCCATCGAAGCCGTACTGCTGGCGATAGGACTGTAACTGGACGAGCAGGGCTTTCTTGGCAATGCCGTAAGGTGCATTGGTCTCTTCGGGATACCCATTCCAGAGGTCGTCTTCTTTGAAGGGGACTGGGGTGAACTTGGGGTAGGCGCAAATGGTGCCAACACAGACAAATTTTTGTACACCCGCTTCGTAGGCCGCGTGAATCAGTTGGGTGCCCATCATCAGGTTGTCGTAGAAAAGCTCAGCGGGCTTTTCTCGATTCAAACCAATCCCCCCGACGTGGGCAGCCAGGTGAATGATGATGTCTTGATGGGCAACTGCCTGACGACAGCTTTCCATCAGGCGGAGATCGCAGGTGCTCGATCGAGGGACTGTGATCTTATCAGCATCGGCTCCAGCTTCCAGCAGTTGCCGAATCACCTGTTTGCCCAGAAACCCAGCCCCACCTGTGACCAGAATTCTTTTGCCTGAAAAATCTAGTTCTGCCATAGTTGTTGCCGTTCTGCCTCAGTTTCTTAGAAGTTGATAGCGACCTATTAGGAGCATCTGCATGGGTTCATGCTTGTGGTAAAGGCTTTTTCCCTCAATCGAAGAGTTATGCCAATCAAGGGGTGGAACCAGTTGCTCCCTGCCGAATAGTGGCCATATCCTGAGTCACATGGTCTGCGTTTCGATTGGGTGAAGTCAGGCCGATCGCCTGCAAATCAGCATCCACCATTAATTCAACCAGTTCTTCAAAAGTAACAGAAGGGGTCCAATTCAGTATTTTGGCAGCCTTCGTGGGGTCGCCAATCAGCAGATCCACTTCTGCAGGGCGGAGATATCGTTCATCAAACTCAATATATTTTTGCCAATCCAGATTGACATGGCCAAAAGCCAGATCCAGAAATTCCCGCACAGAGTGAGTTTCACCAGTGGCGACAACGTAGTCATCGGGTTCATTCTGTTGCAGCATCAGCCACATGGCCTGCACATAGTCCTTGGCATAGCCCCAATCTCGCTTTGAATCCAGGTTGCCCATATACAGCTTGTCCTGCTGCCCGGCAACGATGCGCGCTACGGCTCGTGTAATTTTCCGGGTGACAAAGGTTTCTCCACGGCGAGGAGATTCATGATTGAAGAGAATACCGTTACAAGCAAACAGGTTATAAGATTCACGGTAATTCACGGTTTGCCAGTGAGCGTAAACTTTGGCACAAGCATAGGGGCTGCGAGGATAAAAGGGAGTCGTTTCTTTCTGAGGAATATCCTGTACCCGGCCAAACATTTCTGAAGACCCGGCCTGGTAAAACCGCACTTCAATGCCGGTACGGTGTTGATAGTCCCGAATTGCCTCTAGTAAGCGGAGCGTACCCATGCCAACAGCATCGACCGTGTACTCGGGTGAGTCAAAACTGACACGCACATGGGACTGAGCACCCAAATTATAAATTTCTACGGGTTGAACTTCCTCCAGAATCCGACGCAGGGTTGTACCATCTGTCAGATCAC contains these protein-coding regions:
- a CDS encoding GDP-L-fucose synthase, translating into MAELDFSGKRILVTGGAGFLGKQVIRQLLEAGADADKITVPRSSTCDLRLMESCRQAVAHQDIIIHLAAHVGGIGLNREKPAELFYDNLMMGTQLIHAAYEAGVQKFVCVGTICAYPKFTPVPFKEDDLWNGYPEETNAPYGIAKKALLVQLQSYRQQYGFDGIYVLPVNLYGPEDNFNPRSSHVIPALIRKVHEAQERGDQTLPVWGDGSPTREFLYSEDAALGIVMATQHYAKPDPVNLGTGYEISIRDLIQLICELMGFAGEIVWETHQPNGQPRRCLDTQRAREEFNFVARVDFKQGLKNTIDWYRQHAAAIEASEQA
- the gmd gene encoding GDP-mannose 4,6-dehydratase gives rise to the protein MTQRKRALITGITGQDGSYLSELLLEKGYEVHGIIRRTSTFNTDRIDHIYEDPHQANVQLFLHYGDLTDGTTLRRILEEVQPVEIYNLGAQSHVRVSFDSPEYTVDAVGMGTLRLLEAIRDYQHRTGIEVRFYQAGSSEMFGRVQDIPQKETTPFYPRSPYACAKVYAHWQTVNYRESYNLFACNGILFNHESPRRGETFVTRKITRAVARIVAGQQDKLYMGNLDSKRDWGYAKDYVQAMWLMLQQNEPDDYVVATGETHSVREFLDLAFGHVNLDWQKYIEFDERYLRPAEVDLLIGDPTKAAKILNWTPSVTFEELVELMVDADLQAIGLTSPNRNADHVTQDMATIRQGATGSTP